A single Elephas maximus indicus isolate mEleMax1 chromosome 2, mEleMax1 primary haplotype, whole genome shotgun sequence DNA region contains:
- the LOC126067935 gene encoding olfactory receptor 14C36-like: MLNSTMMIEFLLMGFSDEWELRVLHAVSFSLMYFVTLIGNFLIVIVTTLDKSLHTPMYFFLRNLSILDACYISVTVPNSCVNNLLDSSVISKAGCVAQVFLVVFFVYVELLFLTFMAHDRYVAICQPLHYPVIMNPRVCVQMTLASILSGLVYSGFQTGITFRLPFCHSNVIHQFFCDIPSLLKLSCSDTFGTEMMIFASGLGSGGSCFIFIIRSYIHIFSTVLKFPSGNNRAKAFSTCMPHILVVSVFLTSGFYVYLRPSRISATSWDMILSVFYSIIPPLFNPVIYSLRNEQIKCAIRKIMRKYFDQAIYRKLRR; encoded by the coding sequence ATGCTCAATTCCACCATGATGATCGAATTTCTCCTGATGGGGTTTTCTGATGAATGGGAACTACGGGTTTTGCATGCTGTATCCTTCTCTCTCATGTATTTTGTGACTCTCATTGGGAATTTTCTCATTGTTATTGTCACCACCCTggacaagagccttcacacccccatgtacttcttcctcaggaATCTGTCCATCTTGGATGCATGTTACATTTCTGTAACAGTCCCTAATTCATGTGTCAACAACCTGCTTGACAGCAGTGTCATTTCAAAGGCAGGATGTGTAGCTCAGGTTTTCctagtggttttctttgtatatgtggaGCTGCTGTTCCTCACCTTCATGGCccatgaccgctatgtggccatctgccagcCTCTCCACTACCCCGTGATCATGAACCCTCGAGTCTGTGTCCAGATGACGCTGGCTTCCATCCTCAGTGGTCTGGTCTACTCAGGATTCCAAACAGGCATCACCTTCAGGCTGCCATTTTGTCATTCCAATGTTATTCATCAGTTTTTCTGTGACATCCCCTCTCTGCTGAAGCTCTCCTGTTCTGACACGTTTGGTACTGAGATGATGATCTTTGCCTCTGGTCTGGGGAGTGGTGGAAGCTGTTTCATCTTCATCATCAGGTCTTACATTCACATATTTTCTACTGTGCTCAAGTTCCCAAGTGGAAACAACAGAGCAAAGGCCTTTTCCACCTGCATGCCTCATATCCTTGTGGTGTCAGTCTTCCTCACTTCAGGCTTCTATGTGTACCTAAGGCCATCTAGAATCTCTGCAACCAGCTGGGATATGATCCTTTCTGTATTCTATTCCATAATTCCCCCCCTTTTCAACCCAGTAATCTATAGTCTtagaaatgaacaaataaaatgtgCCATCAGGAAaatcatgagaaaatattttgatcAGGCAATTTACAGGAAATTGCGTAGGTAA